In Lytechinus variegatus isolate NC3 chromosome 18, Lvar_3.0, whole genome shotgun sequence, a single genomic region encodes these proteins:
- the LOC121431797 gene encoding progestin and adipoQ receptor family member 3-like — MNWRDMTLDPRKEKKGIPLYSYNEIPHFMQGNPYITHGYRAFLSSGQCFRSFCTWSNETINVWTHLMGFLIFLGLTIYDNVIMIPFYQGSLFDHVIYTGFLSCFQFCMFASAAFHLFSGGNETIYKRWFGIDLAGISVGIMGCYLPGIYYAYYCFTFWRNVYLVLTSFLILVTILVQMHPRYLSAHWYSRRIMLFCAMVGFGVAPTMHWVFLYGGVNTPIVKLILPRVIVLYLMGFTALIFYATRFPEVCCPGRVDYIGSSHQLWHVLVVIAFLWWHQTGVIMMEFVHNSDPCKHAVQESLINPYLET; from the exons ATGAACTGGCGTGACATGACTTTGGATCcgaggaaggagaagaagggtATCCCTCTGTATTCATACAATGAAATACCTCACTTTATGCAAGGAAATCCTTACATCACACATGGCTATAGAGCTTTCCTGTCAAGTGGACAGTGTTTCAGAAG TTTCTGTACCTGGTCCAATGAGACAATCAACGTATGGACTCACTTAATGGGTTTCTTAATCTTCCTTGGTCTAACCATCTATGATAACGTCATTATGATTCCGTTCTACCAGGGCTCTCTTTTTGATCATGTGATCTATACCGGCTTCCTATCTTGCTTTCAG TTTTGTATGTTTGCCTCTGCTGCTTTTCACCTGTTTTCTGGTGGCAATGAGACGATATACAAGCGTTGGTTTGGTATTGACTTGGCTGGTATTTCAGTAGGAATCATGGGCTGTTATCTACCTGGGATATATTATGCTTATTATTGCTTTACG TTTTGGAGGAATGTATACCTCGTCCTCACATCCTTTCTCATCTTGGTGACCATCTTGGTTCAGATGCATCCGAGATATCTCTCAGCTCATTGGTACAGTCGTCGGATTATGCTCTTCTGTGCCATGGTCGGCTTTGGCGTGGCTCCCACAATGCATTGGgtatttctctatgggggagttaATACCCCTATAGTGAAG CTGATATTACCCAGGGTCATTGTACTATATCTGATGGGATTCACGGCTCTCATATTCTATGCAACTAGGTTTCCAGAAGTATGCTGTCCAG GTAGAGTGGATTACATTGGTAGCAGTCACCAGCTTTGGCATGTTCTTGTTGTCATAGCCTTTCTATGGTGGCACCAAACAGGCGTTATCATGATGGAATTTGTTCATAATTCAGACCCTTGCAAACATGCAGTGCAGGAATCGCTCATCAACCCTTATTTAGAAACATGA
- the LOC121431713 gene encoding 28S ribosomal protein S24-B, mitochondrial-like: MHIERELALCNCCACSYCGTRSRWSWSWRFNMLRGALNIQRSSIRLLQTSAVCHKVVAGRVRVSKGEKPVTYEQSNPPHYIGVRKSWNSKHTANLEGEIDTADRTLEDLFIRKFMYGTFHNCMATEIVIKRRANQIFIAAIMLRNQAPQKYYFLIGYTEELLSHWFKCPVKLEVQVVEDKPVYKWI; encoded by the exons ATGCACATAGAACGCGAGTTGGCGCTATGCAATTGTTGTGCATGTAGCTATTGCGGTACTAGGTCTAGGTGGTCGTGGAGCTGGAGATTC AATATGCTGAGAGGGGCATTGAATATTCAGAGGTCGTCGATACGGCTTCTGCAGACATCGGCAGTATGTCACAAGGTTGTAGCAGGTAGAGTGAGGGTTAGTAAAGGAGAGAAACCAGTTACATATGAACAGTCCAACCCTCCCCATTACATTGGTGTCAGAAAGAGCTGGAACTCAAAACACACAG cAAATTTGGAAGGAGAAATAGACACTGCAGATCGAACTCTGGAAGACCTCTTCATTAGAAAATTcatgtatgggacatttcacAATTGCATGGCGACAGAGATAGTCATAAAGCGAAGAGCTAATCAAATCTTCATCGCTGCCATCATGCTACGAAACCAAGCCCCGCAGAAGTATTACTTTTTGATAGGATATACAGAAGAACTGCTTTCTCATTGGTTCAAGTGTCCTGTGAAATTAGAAGTTCAGGTCGTGGAGGACAAGCCTGTTTATAAGTGGATATGA